From the Huiozyma naganishii CBS 8797 chromosome 2, complete genome genome, one window contains:
- the PUP1 gene encoding proteasome core particle subunit beta 2 (similar to Saccharomyces cerevisiae PUP1 (YOR157C); ancestral locus Anc_5.507): protein MAGLSFDNYQRNAFLASKTHSNLPKATSTGTTIVGVKFHNGVVIAADTRSTQGPIVADKNCAKLHRISPRIWCAGAGTAADTEAVTQLIGSNVELHSLYAKRQPRVVTALQMLKQHLFKYQGHIGAYLIVAGTDPTGAHLFSVQAHGSTDVGFYLSLGSGSLAAMAVLESNWKEDLSKEEAIKLASDAIQAGIWNDLGSGSNVDLCVMETGKDAEYLRNYITPNVREAKQKSYKFERGTTAVLKEKIIDICEVEEEQVLVV from the coding sequence ATGGCTGGCCTGTCGTTTGATAATTACCAGAGGAATGCGTTCCTAGCTTCGAAGACTCATTCTAACCTGCCCAAGGCGACTTCCACGGGTACCACCATTGTCGGTGTGAAGTTCCACAATGGGGTGGTCATTGCTGCCGATACACGTTCCACACAGGGCCCCATAGTGGCGGACAAGAACTGTGCGAAGTTGCACAGGATTTCCCCACGGATATGGTGTGCTGGGGCCGGTACCGCTGCGGACACGGAGGCTGTGACGCAGTTGATCGGGTCCAACGTCGAGTTGCACTCGTTGTACGCGAAGAGACAACCCCGTGTGGTGACCGCGTTGCAGATGCTGAAGCAGCatttgttcaagtaccAGGGCCATATCGGTGCGTACTTGATCGTGGCAGGGACGGACCCAACGGGGGCACACCTGTTTTCCGTGCAAGCGCACGGTTCCACAGACGTTGGTTTCTACCTGTCCCTAGGGTCTGGGTCCCTTGCGGCAATGGCTGTGTTGGAGTCCAACTGGAAGGAGGATCTGTCGAAGGAGGAGGCGATCAAACTCGCCTCAGACGCTATCCAGGCCGGTATTTGGAACGATCTTGGGTCCGGTTCCAACGTGGACCTCTGTGTCATGGAAACGGGTAAAGACGCAGAATACTTGAGAAACTACATAACGCCAAACGTCAGAGAGGCCAAGCAGAAGAGTTACAAGTTTGAAAGAGGCACCACCGCCGTCCTCAAGGAGAAAATCATCGATATCTGCgaagtcgaagaagaacaggtCCTCGTTGTTTAA
- the NFI1 gene encoding SUMO ligase NFI1 (similar to Saccharomyces cerevisiae SIZ1 (YDR409W) and NFI1 (YOR156C); ancestral locus Anc_5.509), with protein sequence MASRSTAIQSGVGAPPIAVTNTQQPPSLGVGGGLQKEITAAIETVLTLKVTELKELCRSIQLPLTGRKNVLQDRITGFIKESMSVGHIDPWRPKAVALLVEKIKRQQDLPSYESLWQDLKSNKVSFSQEMALSNKQRVPGSTLNSNKLQSLNDIVPFEVSIFYNMIKLIPKSSYKLLKAPGRGIAPVRFLLPMADWKMLQNGKYKLYLFCYNLVNCTNKTSRKVHVEFPSPNEILFNGTKVPDNVRGLKNKPGTAKPADLTPYIRKPELINSLEVIYAYTKEEYFMACYIVESVAPEELVNNQVLKHPRISRQATIRYINSIMNGDDEDDLITTSSIMSLQCPISYTRMKYPAQSKRCEHLQCFDAVWFLHSQLQVPTWQCPVCSKRITVDDLRISDYVDDILKNSSEEVEQVELSADGSWKPILEEEPAPSEAQNGKGEGTGSLVKTEGGNQTKSIPLPATSNTNDNMVISLDSDGEESGTEPTEQYTPAANTDMESPHRLQDESDSDFDLPLSEYNGNSRNVQPTRPVDSRTSATPTPPLQDYTLSSESLLGLSTGPTVLPNATTGNSSSNSAAPPQPSTNLTTNRGNFASARLPEPGMNDNRAPYSSETRDMESVFSLPYIQIGPSLFGPFPAPEATPDNSTSSRHDNIPTSHQSAVPANTQGRPVSTRRPNSNVSPFIPRKQYPNILPRKRPTQLVDEGNLLGVSVSTPSPPILGRFDHPNGANNNNDSEVIDLTSD encoded by the coding sequence ATGGCGTCTAGGAGCACTGCAATACAGTCCGGTGTGGGTGCCCCACCGATAGCAGTTACCAACACACAGCAACCTCCTTCGCTGGGCGTGGGTGGCGGGTTGCAGAAGGAGATAACCGCCGCTATAGAGACAGTGctgactttgaaagtgactGAGTTGAAAGAGCTGTGCAGGTCGATACAACTGCCACTCACTGGGCGCAAGAATGTACTGCAAGATCGGATTACAGGGTTCATTAAGGAGTCTATGTCCGTGGGACATATCGATCCATGGAGACCCAAAGCTGTAGCGCTTTTGgtggaaaagatcaagagGCAACAGGATTTGCCCTCCTACGAGAGTCTTTGGCAGGACCTGAAGAGTAACAAAGTGTCGTTCTCTCAAGAGATGGCGTTGAGCAACAAGCAGCGGGTGCCCGGTTCAACCCTCAACTCGAACAAACTACAATCTTTGAATGACATAGTGCCATTCGAAGTTTCAATCTTCTACAACATGATAAAACTGATACCCAAATCATCGTACAAACTGCTGAAGGCGCCAGGAAGGGGAATTGCCCCAGTGAGGTTTTTGCTCCCGATGGCAGATTGGAAGATGCTTCAAAATGGGAAGTATAAACTGTACCTGTTTTGTTATAACTTGGTGAACTGTACGAACAAGACGAGCCGCAAAGTGCATGTGGAGTTCCCGTCCCCAAATGAGATACTATTCAACGGTACAAAAGTGCCGGACAATGTCAGAGGACTGAAGAATAAACCTGGGACCGCTAAACCGGCAGACCTCACACCGTACATCAGGAAACCAGAACTAATCAACTCGTTAGAGGTCATCTACGCGTATACAAAGGAGGAATACTTCATGGCATGCTACATCGTCGAGTCAGTGGCACCAGAGGAACTGGTGAATAATCAGGTGTTGAAACATCCAAGAATATCGCGACAAGCGACAATCCGTTACATCAACAGCATAATGAACGgcgacgatgaggacgaccTTATTACGACATCTTCAATCATGAGTCTTCAATGCCCAATATCGTACACTAGAATGAAGTACCCGGCGCAGTCGAAGCGGTGTGAGCATCTACAGTGCTTTGACGCTGTGTGGTTTCTGCATTCGCAATTGCAAGTGCCGACGTGGCAGTGCCCCGTCTGCTCCAAACGCATTACCGTAGACGATTTGCGTATCTCGGATTACGTTGACGACATTCTGAAAAACTCCAGTGAGGAAGTAGAACAGGTGGAGCTATCCGCGGATGGCTCTTGGAAACCTATACTCGAGGAGGAACCGGCTCCATCCGAGGCACAAAACGGCAAGGGAGAGGGGACTGGATCCTTAGTGAAAACAGAGGGTGGGAACCAAACAAAATCTATACCACTACCGGCGACCTCAAACACAAACGACAACATGGTGATATCGCTCGATAGCGACGGAGAGGAAAGCGGAACGGAACCAACTGAACAGTACACACCAGCGGCAAACACTGATATGGAGAGCCCGCATCGTCTGCAGGATGAATCTGACTCTGACTTCGACTTACCACTGTCCGAATACAACGGCAACAGTAGAAATGTGCAACCGACAAGACCTGTTGATTCAAGGACGTCCGCGACTCCTACACCACCTTTACAAGATTACACTCTTTCATCGGAGTCCCTTCTCGGGCTCAGTACAGGACCAACTGTCCTTCCCAATGCAACAACAGGAAATAGTAGCAGCAACTCTGCTGCTCCACCACAACCTTCTACGAACCTTACAACGAACCGGGGGAATTTTGCGTCGGCTCGCTTACCTGAACCGGGAATGAATGACAACCGTGCTCCTTACAGTTCGGAAACACGGGACATGGAATCTGTATTTTCTCTCCCCTACATACAAATAGGTCCGTCTTTATTTGGGCCATTTCCTGCACCAGAGGCCACTCCCGACAATAGCACTTCCTCAAGACACGATAATATTCCAACAAGCCACCAGTCAGCTGTACCGGCAAATACACAGGGGAGACCCGTTTCCACCAGAAGACCAAACAGCAACGTCTCTCCATTCATACCGAGGAAACAGTACCCAAATATATTACCGAGAAAGAGACCGACTCAATTGGTAGACGAGGGCAATTTGCTAGGCGTTTCAGTGAGCACTCCATCTCCACCGATATTGGGTCGTTTCGACCATCCCAACGGTGCTAATAACAACAATGATTCTGAAGTTATTGATTTAACGTCGGATTAA
- the AFG1 gene encoding Afg1p (similar to Saccharomyces cerevisiae AFG1 (YEL052W); ancestral locus Anc_5.520) translates to MSSGVLLRLPESLLRCQSWSFVKGLQQVRWQSNTSGKLLNPLEEYNRQVKIGKLRDDSYQRGIIKYFVSSLHDKLLNYKPPQVEEMSIIHVHKHNSWRSKLLSRMKTPFGSSSESGAEVGDKIPQGIYLYGDVGCGKTMLMDLFYSTISSHLSKKRIHFHQFMQYVHRRQHEIVKEYQEYTASDSQEVDTIPYLAAEIARKARILCFDEFQVTDVADAMILRRLMSTLLSNEYGVVLFATSNRHPDELYINGVQRKSFIPCIELIKRRTAVTYLNSPTDYRKISRPTSSVYYFPTSNLKYYSRECALFRQHHIEEWYKYFAQAKHTDDSTTGIESVHKTFRDYPLTIWGREFKVPICTPPRVAQFTFKQLCGEPLAAGDYLTLAKNFNVVYVTDIPYLSIYVRDQVRRFITFLDAVYDSDGKLATTGAADFTSLFVEPEAILNDYELKEDSPARDAQSDAEVSEEDELIKKHGFSKEIAKKSQMFALDEERFAFARALSRLTQMSTTDWVSK, encoded by the coding sequence ATGAGCAGTGGAGTTTTGCTTCGGTTACCGGAGTCCCTGCTGAGATGCCAGTCTTGGAGTTTTGTAAAAGGTTTACAGCAGGTGAGGTGGCAGTCGAATACCTCTGGTAAGCTTTTGAATCCACTGGAGGAATACAACAGGCAGGTGAAGATTGGTAAACTACGGGATGATTCCTACCAGAGAGGGATAATTAAATACTTTGTATCAAGTTTACATGACAAATTACTAAATTACAAGCCACCTCAAGTCGAGGAGATGTCCATCATACATGTACATAAACACAACAGCTGGCGGAGCAAATTGCTTTCGAGGATGAAAACACCCTTTGGGTCGTCCTCAGAATCTGGCGCTGAGGTCGGTGATAAAATTCCGCAAGGTATTTACCTATACGGGGATGTAGGGTGTGGCAAGACAATGCTTATGGACTTGTTCTACTCAACCATTTCTTCCCATTTGtccaagaaaagaatacaCTTCCACCAATTCATGCAGTATGTCCACAGAAGACAACACGAGATTGTCAAAGAATACCAGGAATACACTGCAAGCGATTCACAAGAGGTCGATACCATTCCCTATTTGGCCGCTGAGATTGCCAGAAAGGCCCGTATCTTATGTTTCGATGAATTCCAGGTGACCGATGTCGCAGACGCGATGATTCTACGCCGATTGATGTCGACTCTACTGTCGAATGAGTACGGTGTCGTTTTGTTCGCAACCTCGAATAGACACCCTGATGAATTGTATATCAACGGTGTTCAAAGGAAGTCGTTTATACCCTGTATTGAGTTGATTAAAAGACGCACCGCGGTCACGTACTTGAACTCTCCGACGGATTACCGGAAAATTTCGAGACCTACCTCGTCCGTCTATTACTTCCCTACCAGCAATTTGAAGTATTACTCCCGTGAGTGTGCTCTATTCAGACAACATCACATTGAGGAGTGGTACAAGTACTTCGCACAAGCGAAACACACGGACGATTCTACGACTGGCATTGAAAGTGTCCATAAAACGTTCAGGGATTACCCGTTGACAATCTGGGGCCGCGAGTTCAAAGTGCCCATATGTACCCCGCCCCGGGTGGCACAATTTACTTTCAAGCAGTTGTGTGGTGAGCCGCTAGCTGCGGGGGACTACTTGACGCTAGCCAAGAATTTCAACGTCGTTTATGTCACAGACATTCCGTACCTATCCATCTACGTGAGAGACCAAGTGAGAAGGTTCATTACCTTCCTGGATGCAGTGTACGATAGTGATGGCAAGCTGGCAACCACGGGTGCTGCTGACTTCACGTCGTTGTTTGTAGAGCCAGAGGCCATCTTGAACGACTacgaattgaaggaggatTCACCTGCGCGGGACGCTCAATCGGATGCTGAAGTCtccgaggaggacgaaCTGATCAAGAAACACGGGTTTTCGAAGGAGATTGCCAAGAAATCCCAGATGTTTGCCCTAGATGAGGAGAGGTTTGCGTTTGCCCGTGCGTTGAGCAGACTCACCCAAATGAGCACTACGGACTGGGTTTCTAAGTGA
- the GRE3 gene encoding trifunctional aldehyde reductase/xylose reductase/glucose 1-dehydrogenase (NADP(+)), whose translation MSETVTLNNGLTMPLVGLGCWKISPDICAEQVYEAIKLGYRLFDGACDYGNEKQVGDGIRRAIDEGIVKREDLFVVSKLWNTYHDPKHVKLALQRTLDDMKLEYLDLYYIHFPLAFKFVPFEERYPPGFYTGAEDAKKGILTEEKVALIDTYRAMEELVDEGLTKSIGISNYAGALVQDTLRGCRIKPVCLQIEHHPYLTQEKLVEYCKLNGIQVVAYSSFGPQSFVDIDQKLAKHTPPLFDHPVIKKIAQEHKVTTSQVILRWATQRGIAVIPKSAHKGRLLGNLQIDQAVTLTPKDLEEISSLNKNLRFNDTWDWTISKFPSFH comes from the coding sequence ATGTCTGAAACTGTTACTTTGAACAACGGCTTGACCATGCCCCTGGTGGGTCTTGGCTGCTGGAAAATTTCCCCAGATATATGTGCTGAGCAGGTCTACGAGGCCATCAAGCTCGGGTACCGTTTGTTCGATGGTGCTTGTGACTACGGTAACGAGAAGCAGGTTGGCGACGGGATCAGAAGGGCCATTGACGAGGGGATCGTCAAGCGTGAGGACCTTTTCGTCGTGTCAAAGTTGTGGAACACCTATCACGACCCAAAGCACGTCAAGTTGGCATTGCAGAGAACTCTTGATGACATGAAATTGGAATACTTGGATCTTTACTACATTCACTTCCCATTGGCATTCAAATTTGTGCCCTTTGAGGAGAGGTACCCACCTGGGTTTTACACCGGTGCTGAAGATGCCAAAAAGGGAATTCTGACAGAGGAGAAAGTGGCCCTGATAGACACTTACAGGGCAATGGAGGAATTGGTCGACGAAGGGTTGACCAAGTCCATTGGGATCTCAAACTACGCCGGTGCACTGGTCCAGGACACTCTTCGTGGGTGCAGAATCAAACCTGTATGTCTGCAGATTGAACACCATCCATACCTAACACAAGAAAAGCTAGTTGAGTACTGTAAGTTGAACGGGATCCAGGTGGTTGCCTACTCCTCATTTGGACCTCAAAGCTTTGTGGATATAGACCAAAAGTTGGCAAAGCATACTCCACCTTTGTTCGACCACCCGGTGATCAAGAAGATTGCACAAGAACATAAAGTCACGACCTCCCAAGTGATTTTGAGATGGGCCACCCAGAGAGGGATCGCAGTTATTCCAAAGTCAGCCCACAAGGGCAGACTGTTGGGTAATTTGCAAATCGATCAGGCTGTCACATTGACACCAAAGGATCTGGAAGAAATTTCCTCGTTGAATAAAAACCTTAGATTCAACGATACCTGGGACTGGACGATCTCTAAGTTCCCAAGTTTCCACTAA
- the CAT2 gene encoding carnitine O-acetyltransferase CAT2 (similar to Saccharomyces cerevisiae CAT2 (YML042W); ancestral locus Anc_5.512), with protein sequence MLQYSSRVSLSVAARLMSSRSLHAAAGSPMFQKFAMDTHNDEHYYAVNANEVYQRSRPTFKGETFKLQKDLPALPVPELEETLSKYLTSVKPYIQNEKQLERQQLLVQDFRDNWGSLLQDRLQAYARGKRNWMAQWWDAQAYLQYNDPVIPYVSYFYNHKPLPATHAEIENDPLLKATAIVTTTSKFVEAIKDESLPAELIRGTPFCMNSFQLMFNGARIPGLPEEQSDGAIFYSAYENNFVVVALRGNFYKMVTHDAEGTPLAPSQIWEQLYTIVNLLDSQLNTAGAGVGALTSLPRDQWRTANVELIKDPSSRESLEIIHRAAYVLCLDLDTKPVTLEEKSRNSWHGDGINRFYDKPVQFFVTGNGKSGFLGEHSKMDGTPTLFLNTFLCQQLVKMDPAQFISQLRQPIVGVAEQPALLPFTLSAPVKNAIAQAKAQFQGVTQEHELKVCHYNRYGKNLIKQFKMSPDAYVQQIIQLAIYKYLGKQLPTYEAASTRKFFKGRTETGRSVTEASAQFVTNWDKPDVPLDTKITLLRNAIKDHAAYLTMAANGQGIDRHFFGLKNVLKEGESVPLFNDPLFNYSANWYVSTSQLSGELFDGYGWSQVNDVGLGLAYMVNKDWLHFNIVHKPAKSGLDAERIALPSSTKPRTRWQTPWWPPSQRTRRNCECQLPLKLHSVGSLSSVTLRNDYISRK encoded by the coding sequence ATGCTCCAGTATTCCAGCAGAGTGTCTCTGTCAGTGGCCGCTCGGTTGATGTCGTCTAGGTCTCTGCACGCCGCTGCAGGCTCCCCAATGTTCCAGAAGTTCGCGATGGACACGCACAACGACGAACACTACTATGCGGTCAACGCAAACGAGGTGTACCAGCGGAGTAGACCCACTTTCAAGGGCGAGACTTTCAAGTTGCAGAAGGATTTGCCAGCGTTGCCCGTCCCAGAATTGGAGGAAACGCTCAGCAAGTACTTGACCTCCGTCAAACCTTACATCCAGAACGAGAAGCAGCTAGAGAGGCAGCAGTTGCTAGTGCAGGACTTCAGGGACAACTGGGGCTCACTTCTGCAGGATAGGTTACAGGCGTACGCTCGTGGGAAGAGAAACTGGATGGCACAATGGTGGGACGCACAGGCGTACCTCCAGTACAACGACCCAGTGATCCCCTACGTCTCGTACTTCTACAACCACAAGCCTTTGCCAGCGACACACGCGGAGATCGAGAACGACCCATTGCTTAAGGCTACTGCCATCGTCACCACAACGTCCAAGTTCGTCGAGGCAATCAAGGACGAGTCCCTGCCAGCGGAACTCATCAGGGGGACACCCTTTTGCATGAACTCGTTCCAGCTGATGTTTAACGGCGCAAGAATCCCGGGACTCCCCGAGGAACAGTCTGACGGGGCCATCTTCTACTCCGCGTACGAGAACaacttcgtcgtcgtcgcaCTCAGGGGGAACTTCTACAAGATGGTTACGCACGACGCGGAGGGCACACCACTCGCTCCAAGCCAAATATGGGAACAACTTTACACCATCGTCAACTTGCTGGACTCCCAGTTGAATACGGCCGGCGCGGGCGTCGGCGCACTGACGTCCCTACCGAGGGACCAGTGGCGCACGGCAAACGTCGAGCTCATTAAGGACCCATCTTCGAGGGAGTCCCTAGAGATTATCCACAGGGCCGCGTACGTGTTGTGTCTCGACCTGGACACGAAACCGGTCACGCTCGAGGAGAAGTCGAGGAACTCGTGGCACGGTGACGGAATCAACAGATTCTACGACAAGCCCGTCCAGTTCTTTGTGACAGGGAACGGGAAGTCTGGGTTCCTGGGGGAACACTCGAAGATGGATGGTACGCCCACACTCTTCCTGAACACGTTCCTGTGCCAGCAACTCGTCAAGATGGACCCAGCACAGTTCATCAGCCAGCTGAGACAGCCGATCGTCGGGGTTGCTGAACAGCCAGCACTACTCCCATTCACTCTGAGCGCACCGGTCAAAAACGCCATCGCTCAGGCTAAGGCTCAGTTCCAAGGGGTCACGCAGGAGCACGAGCTGAAAGTGTGCCATTACAACAGGTACGGTAAGAACTTGATCAAGCAGTTCAAAATGTCCCCGGATGCCTATGTACAGCAGATCATCCAGCTCGCCATATACAAGTACTTGGGCAAGCAACTGCCCACCTACGAGGCAGCCTCCACGAGGAAATTCTTCAAGGGTCGCACGGAGACGGGCAGATCCGTCACCGAGGCGTCCGCACAGTTCGTCACCAATTGGGACAAACCGGATGTCCCCTTGGACACCAAAATCACTTTACTAAGGAACGCAATCAAGGACCACGCCGCGTATCTGACCATGGCAGCGAACGGACAAGGTATCGACCGCCACTTCTTCGGCCTCAAGAACGTCCTCAAGGAGGGCGAAAGTGTACCCCTGTTCAACGACCCTCTGTTCAATTACTCTGCCAACTGGTATGTCTCCACGTCGCAGCTGTCAGGAGAGCTCTTCGACGGGTACGGATGGTCCCAGGTCAACGATGTCGGTCTCGGACTCGCCTACATGGTGAATAAGGACTGGCTCCATTTCAACATCGTCCACAAGCCGGCAAAGTCCGGTCTCGACGCGGAGAGAATTGCACTACCTTCCTCAACCAAGCCGCGGACGAGATGGCAGACGCCCTGGTGGCCACCGTCGCAACGAACACGGCGAAACTGTGAGTGTCAGCTGCCACTAAAGCTACACTCTGTCGGATCACTCAGCTCCGTAACCTTGAGAAATGATTATATAAgcagaaagtga
- the VMA8 gene encoding H(+)-transporting V1 sector ATPase subunit D (similar to Saccharomyces cerevisiae VMA8 (YEL051W); ancestral locus Anc_5.518) has protein sequence MSGNREQVFPTRMTLGLMKTKLKGANQGYSLLKRKSEALTKRFRDITRRIDDAKQKMGRVMQTAAFSLAEVSYATGENIGYQVQESVSGQSRFKIRARQENVSGVRLPQFECYIDSQINDFKLTGLGRGGQQVQRAKEIYTKAVETLVELASLQTAFIILDDVIKVTNRRVNAIEHVIIPRTENTIAYINSELDELDREEFYRLKKVQEKKQNETKQLDEEMKLKRLAQEKAEAGTSGTAGAGAGASVENDDKTRNLVSTTEDDVIF, from the coding sequence ATGTCTGGTAACAGGGAGCAGGTCTTCCCCACGAGAATGACGTTGGGTCTGATGAAGACAAAGTTGAAAGGTGCCAACCAAGGTTACTCGTTGCTGAAACGTAAGTCCGAGGCGTTGACGAAGCGGTTCCGTGATATTACGAGAAGAATTGATGATGCGAAGCAGAAGATGGGCCGTGTGATGCAGACCGCGGCGTTTTCGCTTGCGGAGGTGTCGTATGCAACTGGGGAGAACATCGGGTACCAGGTGCAGGAGAGCGTCTCCGGTCAGAGCAGGTTCAAGATCAGGGCGCGCCAGGAGAACGTCAGTGGTGTTCGTTTGCCCCAATTTGAGTGCTACATTGACTCGCAGATTAACGACTTCAAGCTGACCGGTTTGGGTCGTGGTGGGCAACAAGTTCAACGAGCCAAGGAGATTTACACGAAGGCAGTGGAGACACTTGTGGAATTGGCCTCGTTGCAGACTGCGTTCATTATCCTTGACGATGTGATTAAAGTGACGAACAGAAGAGTCAATGCTATTGAGCACGTTATCATTCCACGGACTGAAAACACGATTGCTTACATTAATAGTGAGCTAGATGAACTGGACAGAGAGGAGTTTTATAGACTGAAGAAAGtccaagagaagaagcagaacgAGACCAAGCAGCTGGACGAGGAGATGAAGCTGAAGAGACTGGCGCAAGAAAAGGCGGAAGCTGGCACTTCTGGTACGGCAGGTGCAGGTGCAGGTGCCAGTGTGGAAAACGACGACAAGACACGGAACTTGGTGTCAACAACGGAGGATGACGTTATATTTTAG
- the RML2 gene encoding mitochondrial 54S ribosomal protein uL2m (similar to Saccharomyces cerevisiae RML2 (YEL050C); ancestral locus Anc_5.516), which produces MLRRILVGPVGGSGRAVLKPWGCDRGLQRFLSRFNSRSSSSSSGEGESGADDIASVGVSPRLLKIVPDVSDMTLLEKQDELVRRKRKLAKEVVQMTKHKPVSPGLRWLRHPIYPHLYKGRPIRALTIPKKNHGGRNNQGRITVRHRGGGHKRRLRTVDFMRMKSGLQIVQRIEYDPGRTAHIALLKHQDTAELSYIVACDGLRAGDVIESFRSGIPKRLLEEMGGKVDPAILAVRTAQKGNCLPISMIPIGTVVHNVGVTPVGPAKFCRAAGTYARLLSKLPSKKRAVIRLQSGEHRYVSLDACATIGVVSNIEHQLTSLGKAGRARWLGRRPSVRGVAMNKCDHPHGGGRGKSKSNKLSMSPWGQLAKGYKTRRGKNQNRMKVKDRPRGKKN; this is translated from the coding sequence ATGCTGAGACGGATACTGGTGGGACCCGTGGGCGGTTCTGGGAGGGCGGTGCTGAAGCCGTGGGGTTGCGACCGTGGGCTGCAGCGTTTTTTGTCGCGGTTCAACAGTAGaagcagtagtagtagtagtggtgaGGGTGAGAGTGGTGCAGATGACATTGCCAGCGTGGGTGTCTCGCCGAGGTTGCTCAAGATTGTGCCCGATGTGTCCGACATGACGCTACTGGAGAAGCAGGACGAACTGGTGAGGAGGAAACGGAAGTTGGCGAAGGAAGTTGTGCAGATGACGAAACATAAACCGGTATCCCCTGGGCTCAGGTGGCTCAGACATCCCATATACCCTCACTTGTACAAGGGCAGACCCATCAGGGCACTTACAATACCGAAAAAGAACCACGGTGGGAGGAACAACCAAGGTAGGATCACCGTGAGACACAGGGGTGGTGGACACAAGAGGAGGCTCCGGACGGTGGACTTCATGAGGATGAAGTCTGGGTTGCAGATCGTGCAGAGAATCGAATACGACCCGGGGAGAACAGCACATATCGCACTCTTGAAACATCAGGATACCGCAGAACTTTCGTACATTGTCGCTTGTGATGGGCTCAGGGCTGGAGACGTCATAGAGTCCTTTAGAAGCGGGATCCCGAAACGGCTGCTCGAGGAAATGGGCGGGAAAGTGGACCCGGCGATCCTTGCTGTGAGAACCGCACAGAAAGGAAACTGTCTGCCTATATCGATGATCCCCATCGGGACCGTGGTACACAACGTGGGGGTCACCCCGGTTGGGCCAGCAAAATTCTGCAGAGCTGCAGGGACGTACGCCCGGCTTCTCTCGAAACTGCcctcgaagaagagggcAGTTATCAGGCTGCAAAGTGGTGAACACAGGTACGTGTCGCTTGACGCGTGCGCTACAATTGGCGTCGTGTCGAACATCGAGCACCAACTTACCTCGCTGGGGAAAGCTGGGAGGGCCAGGTGGCTCGGCAGAAGACCCTCTGTTAGAGGTGTTGCCATGAACAAATGTGACCACCCTCACGGGGGTGGGCGTGGTAAGTCCAAGTCGAACAAACTGTCAATGTCCCCCTGGGGGCAACTCGCAAAGGGATACAAGACCAGAAGAGGCAAAAACCAGAACAGAATGAAGGTCAAGGATAGACCAAGAGGTAAGAAAAATTGA